The following proteins come from a genomic window of Rutidosis leptorrhynchoides isolate AG116_Rl617_1_P2 chromosome 10, CSIRO_AGI_Rlap_v1, whole genome shotgun sequence:
- the LOC139871129 gene encoding uncharacterized protein — MLLGQCNEEGKMRHPVDGRAWKEIDKRYPDFAREHRNIRLGLATDGFNPFGNMNNPYNMWPVILTTYNTPPWICMKVSSLMLTLLISGLKSPGKDIDVYLRPLVDELKILWSEGVVTHDSVTNTYFQMKAMLICTINDYSASSSLSGWSGQGYKACPTCNEDTPAMRVKNKIVFVSHRPNLESNHPYRESLEFNGKVHHTSKPRKFKVADIENQLTDLLPVGNPGKNHTNVGEKRKRPPNCHHNWTKISIFRELEYWKYLPLQHNLDVMHIGKNVLEAILCTLLMNDKSKYTHNARVDLEKLGIRKDLWLKPKTKSKKDGQFFKPLPKYSLKPEDRVSFCKFIKEVKLPDGFGSNFRHKVNKDNTNITNMKSHDCHIMMQRLLPVGVNAFLDETISTPIMQLCAFFKQICARELMVADMLKAQKQLIKLLCTLELIYPPTFFDIMIYLVMHLPEEAIYGGPVYMRWMYPIERYMKKLKNYVRNKAKPEGCIAEGYVADEALTACSMSLEGIQTRFNRPDRYADGPIRSCEFRVFNSLCKFISKGVFKSLARDVQDKLHCQFKAKNPNMDMKTNFPSWFTNQIRELRSVDGSKYSDELICLSEGPVGTSNHYSACNVNGVMFVVSNRDDRRTTQNNGIATLADAGARVSKYYGQLEDIVELHYGGAFSVVLFRCRWFNTENTRNRKRTVKVNNITSIDTKDEWYQYDQHIFATQAQQVFYIDDPSQTSSSWKVVHEVHHRKLRDRDIIEDTIRDVVHEINSSDLSLDDDLDNMTYTSMSVPGESIPIQFNPPTHEVNDGDDICDDDDVVADDELNPQIPLNEA; from the exons ATGCTACTGGGGCAGTGCAATGAAGAGGGTAAGATGCGTCATCCGGTAGATGGTCGAGCTTGGAAAGAAATTGACAAAAGATATCCGGATTTTGCACGTGAACACAGAAACATTCGACTAGGGTTGGCTACTGATGGTTTCAATCCATTCGGCAACATGAATAATCCTTACAACATGTGGCCAGTCATATTGACAACGTACAATACGCCGCCGTGGATATGTATGAAAGTAAGTTCTCTCATGTTGACTCTGTTAATTTCTGGTCTTAAATCACCTGGAAAAGATATTGATGTTTACTTGAGGCCTTTAGTTGATGAACTGAAGATTTTATGGTCCGAAGGGGTTGTTACACATGACTCAGTTACAAACACGTATTTTCAAATGAAAGCAATGCTTATTTGTACCATAAACGATTATTCTGCCAGTAGTAGTTTGTCCGGTTGGAGTGGCCAAGGCTATAAAGCATGCCCTACATGTAACGAGGACACTCCTGCTATGCGTGTGAAAAACAAAATTGTTTTTGTCAGTCACAGACCGAACCTTGAATCGAATCACCCATACAGAGAAAGCTTAGAATTCAATGGTAAGGTTCATCATACCTCTAAACCTAGAAAGTTCAAAGTAGCTGATATCGAAAACCAACTTACAGATTTGTTGCCAGTTGGTAATCCCGGTAAAAATCATACAAATGTTGGTGAAAAAAGAAAACGTCCCCCTAATTGTCATCACAACTGGACTAAAATTTCTATTTTTCGGGAACTTGAGTATTGGAAATATCTTCCACTGCAACACAACTTGGATGTCATGCATATTGGAAAGAATGTATTGGAGGCTATTTTGTGTACCTTATTAATGAATGACAAGTCCAAATACACTCACAATGCACGAGTTGACTTGGAAAAATTGGGTATTCGAAAAGATTTGTGGCTCAAACCTAAAACCAAAAGTAAAAAAGATGGGCAATTTTTCAAACCTCTTCCCAAATACTCTTTAAAACCCGAAGACAGGGTAAGTTTTTGTAAATTCATTAAAGAAGTAAAACTTCCAGATGGGTTTGGATCAAACTTCAGACACAAAGTGAACAAGGATAATACCAACATTACGAACATGAAATCTCATGATTGCCATATCATGATGCAACGATTATTACCGGTTGGAGTTAATGCATTTTTGGACGAAACCATCTCTACACCAATAATGCAGCTATGCGCATTCTTTAAGCAAATTTGTGCTCGAGAGTTAATGGTGGCAGACATGTTGAAAGCTCAAAAACAATTGATTAAACTGTTATGTACTCTCGAGTTAATTTACCCTCCCACTTTTTTTGACATAATGATTTATTTGGTGATGCATTTACCGGAAGAGGCTATATATGGAGGGCCTGTTTACATGAGGTGGATGTATCCAATTGAGAGATACATGAAAAAACTAAAAAATTATGTTAGAAATAAAGCTAAGCCTGAAGGTTGTATAGCTGAGGGGTACGTTGCTGATGAAGCATTAACTGCATGTTCAATGTCTCTTGAAGGTATACAGACGAGATTTAATCGTCCTGACAGATATGCGGACGGGCCAATTAGGTCATGTGAGTTTCGTGTGTTCAACTCGTTATGTAAATTTATCAGTAAAGGTGTGTTCAAATCTCTGGCCCGGGATGTTCAGGATAAACTTCACTG TCAGTTTAAAGCAAAGAACCCCAATATGGACATGAAAACAAATTTTCCTAGTTGGTTCACCAACCAG ATACGTGAACTACGGTCAGTTGACGGATCGAAGTATAGCGATGAATTGATCTGTCTATCTGAAGGACCGGTGGGTACCTCAAACCATTACAGTGCCTGCAATGTGAATGGTGTCATGTTTGTGGTTAGCAATCGCGATGATCGACGCACAACACAAAATAATGGAATTGCAACACTCGCAGATGCCGGTGCTCGTGTTTCTAAGTATTATGGTCAGTTGGAAGATATTGTTGAGTTGCATTATGGTGGTGCATTTAGTGTTGTGTTATTCAGATGCCGGTGGTTCAATACTGAGAACACCCGGAATCGTAAACGTACAGTTAAAGTGAATAACATAACTAGTATTGACACGAAAGATGAGTGGTACCAATATGATCAACACATTTTTGCAACACAAGCTCAACAAGTCTTTTACATCGACGATCCTTCACAAACCTCTAGCAGCTGGAAGGTCGTTCATGAGGTACATCATCGAAAACTCCGGGATAGGGACATTATCGAAGACACCATACGGGATGTTGTACACGAAATCAATTCATCCGATCTTAGCCTTGATGATGATTTAGATAATATGACTTATACAAGTATGAGTGTACCCGGAGAATCAATACCAATTCAGTTTAATCCACCAACACATGAAGTTAATGATGGTGATGACatttgtgatgatgatgatgtggtggCTGACGATGAGCTAAATCCCCAAATTCCTCTAAATGAAGCTTAA